Proteins co-encoded in one Trichoplusia ni isolate ovarian cell line Hi5 chromosome 19, tn1, whole genome shotgun sequence genomic window:
- the LOC113503608 gene encoding uncharacterized protein LOC113503608 isoform X2, whose amino-acid sequence MAITSLDLSCDKFPTKSACSANSSKGGNSCRLLKLNFAPDSSLSSTHTLKGGKTKNNNTKSPYLTTDRVQLLSRVTEKRLAVHKKTTDFVSSFPLAVNLYKANSDEFKSSKKGNKKVKKSVLTLPNAPVPVPQCTVSDMNDSEYCGQIDEDRKQKVIKKRIPIQSNRKARVREKDFEFYDRDAQYCSQLNINLDSSSTDLMKNFNGDGKRISNKKKNASNFNKPQPVNNDLSDVWTVLRNINRFQFRPSPPMSEESITPIKKTIQKRRTNRKDTRVIETCRTEEFAYISRFEMDDKTPRTYSQSSSIDRVTVIDKQNEFSKICEEFEKRLLKTHNYLKDTNNTKNRTQKHKYQSRNTKNSMKALGNVAKEGKHLGPMKKKKKSPKSADYKSKSESTRSNTVTKDSGVDEGNSQITDTCDVSSHLTQNESLYPSAGSFVYSDNSGSSKAEAEQFLGKIGATKGGTQMSNDVCHSQLNDTIKEGLIKGTDLNMNSIVNKMLDPQKRKPRLVTTMPSSCMMPKLTQTEIKRRLAHIRFPVLILGKDQFSSIPVPNYDPPQFEGLDEHIWPFMTEWCNNPPVKKPVKESKRNSFNRNSYNRKNTCLSNDSSSIQSNKQSIETAVNKIPMFKEKNNSNDLIKIKKGEGKRSTPISGINDKLLQCTKKQKSIVQLKEKMLNFLYKKTSNRNFVGDHQNVENDTKCKTLGTGIKVEPKNFSPIRSVVPNVIPIKIGAPSPIPAMVTNKKTPHYAYPWAKAKWASDFIENVIKKIRSGVYYTQDNKDGSRFQPDLKEVSVQAGTLCDSSDSTQTYESDIELARKEAFTSTRKNLISIPGFSNSQPVLEITTLNMNQIAVKHCVTNVMFQFDITVPSKINSPTNTSKSLPLIPIEVTKSHTKIYKCNTTILNAMLPAELCSILPRIMSNLIEVNVDSDIIPPLCPVKTESCLSTISELTRGETSDILFPIASIQKMPSRQTLVIDGRFANKISILKSKPNKLNVRVNYSHDLVTKLLPKIVIKNLSEYLTSPIYNMSVKEDMNAGVSKSKLRRTLAVPNTRSSKCSILEVYSGSNKRLRSSFKPFDLISVIESILSSRNLQINRNLTSYFDMLKLQYDGKGIKINVSMMNDIGVQRNMTVVVNNLKIDSIYEASPITITRKIEETVTYKSETRMKCIEYKQSLANKTESTEINQISSNKIKRSKGFYKQVHRKCKSTTNIPSGDKNVNTPLSKITNLEEFFQVLGSKKNFSGVFDGYAAKKILTSITEMKNWVTEINPKQALLILLLTNKKDTPNLVRFRPILLQGIAVNRITRAAELDMEIEVIERENLNKFSQLLF is encoded by the exons ATGGCAATAACTTCATTAGATCTCTCTTGTGATAAATTTCCGACTAAATCTGCGTGTTCGGCAAACAGTTCTAAAGGTGGGAACTCTTGTCGgttactaaaattaaactttgcCCCTGACAGCAGTTTATCGAGTACCCATACATTAAAAGGAGGcaaaaccaaaaataacaatacaaaatccCCGTACCTTACTACCGATAGAGTACAGTTACTCTCAAGAGTGACGGAGAAAAGATTAGCAGTTCATAAAAAAACGACAGATTTTGTCTCATCTTTTCCATTGGCGGTAAATTTATATAAAGCCAATTCAGATGAATTTAAATCATCGAAAAAAGGtaacaaaaaggtaaaaaaatctGTGCTTACCCTTCCTAACGCACCGGTGCCGGTGCCACAATGTACGGTAAGCGACATGAACGACTCGGAGTATTGTGGCCAAATAGATGAAGATcgcaaacaaaaagtaattaaaaagcgTATCCCGATTCAAAGTAATAGGAAAGCAAGGGTAAGAGAAAAAGACTTTGAGTTCTACGATCGAGATGCGCAATATTGCTCGCAATTGAACATAAACCTAGATTCAAGCTCGACCGATTTGAtgaaaaattttaatggagATGGCAAAAGGATTagcaacaaaaagaaaaatgcatCAAATTTCAACAAACCTCAACCAGTAAATAATGACTTAAGTGATGTCTGGACTGttctaagaaatataaatagatttcaGTTTAGGCCATCACCTCCGATGTCGGAAGAAAGTATAACccctattaaaaaaacaattcagaaAAGACGAACCAACAGAAAGGACACACG TGTTATTGAAACCTGTCGCACTGAAGAATTTGCGTATATATCTAGATTCGAAATGGATGATAAGACGCCACGCACTTATTCCCAATCGTCTAGTATTGATCGCGTTACCGTTATCGACAAACAAAACGAATTCAGTAAAATATGTGAGGAATTCGAAAAACGACTTCTGAAAACCCATAATTACTTGAAAGATACCAACAATACCAAAAATAGAACTCAGAAGCATAAGTATCAAAGTCGAAACACTAAGAACAGTATGAAAGCTCTTGGAAACGTGGCCAAAGAAGGCAAACATTTAGGgccaatgaaaaaaaagaagaagagtCCCAAATCTGCTGATTACAAAAGTAAAAGTGAATCGACACGTAGTAACACTGTCACCAAAGATAGTGGTGTAGACGAAGGAAACTCCCAAATCACTGATACTTGTGACGTTTCATCCCATCTTACTCAAAATGAAAGTCTTTACCCGTCAGCTGGGAGTTTTGTATACTCTGATAATTCGGGATCGAGTAAGGCCGAAGCCGAACAATTTTTAGGTAAAATTGGGGCAACAAAGG GTGGAACACAAATGTCGAATGACGTGTGTCACTCCCAGTTGAATGACACTATTAAAGAGGGCTTAATTAAAGGGACTGACTTAAACATGAATTCAATAGTCAATAAAATGTTGGACCCACAGAAAAGAAAACCCCGCTTAGTAACCACGATGCCAAGTTCATGCATGATGCCAAAACTAACTCAAACAGAGATAAAGAGAAGACTTGCTCATATAAGATTTCCAGTCCTCATATTAGGAAAAGATCAATTTAGTTCCATTCCAGTTCCAAATTACGATCCCCCACAATTTGAAGGTTTAGATGAACACATTTGGCCTTTCATGACCGAATGGTGTAACAATCCGCCAGTTAAAAAGCCTGTTAAAGAGTCAAAGCGAAACAGTTTCAATCGAAATAGTTATAACCGAAAAAATACTTGCCTATCGAATGATTCCTCTTCtattcaatcaaacaaacaaagtattGAAACAGCTGTCAACAAGATTCCTATGTTTAAAGAGAAAAACAACTCTAACGatttgataaagataaagaaaggTGAAGGAAAGCGATCAACTCCAATTTCCGGAATAAACGACAAATTGCTTCAGTGCACAAAGAAGCAAAAATCTATAGTACAATTAAAGGAGAAAATGCtgaactttttatataaaaagactTCAAATCGCAATTTTGTCGGCGATCATCAAAATGTCGAAAATGACACAAAATGCAAGACATTAGGGACTGGCATTAAGGTAGAACCTAAAAACTTTTCGCCAATAAGGTCTGTGGTTCCGAATGTTATTCCTATTAAAATTGGTGCTCCAAGTCCGATTCCGGCAATGGTTACTAATAAAAAGACCCCACATTATGCGTACCCATGGGCAAAAGCGAAGTGGGCAAGTGATTTCATAGAAAacgtaataaagaaaataagaagTGGAGTCTATTACACGCAAGACAATAAGGATGGTAGTCGATTTCAACCgg atttaaaGGAGGTGTCAGTACAAGCGGGTACATTATGCGATTCTTCTGATTCCACTCAGACTTATGAAAGTGACATAGAACTTGCACGCAAAGAAGCATTTACTTCGACTCGGAAGAATTTGATAAGTATACCAGGCTTTAGTAACTCCCAACCGGTGCTAGAAATCACAACTTTAAATATGAACCAAATCGCTGTAAAGCATTGCGTGACAAACGTTATGTTCCAGTTCGATATAACAGTTCcatctaaaataaatagtccAACGAACACCAGCAAATCGTTACCCCTAATTCCAATTGAAGTAACAAAGAGTCAcactaaaatatacaaatgtaaTACAACAATTCTTAATGCTATGTTACCAGCTGAACTGTGTAGTATTCTGCCAAGAATTATGAGCAATCTTATCGAAGTTAACGTGGATTCGGATATTATACCTCCATTGTGCCCAGTGAAAACAGAATCATGTTTGTCTACAATATCCGAACTAACTCGAGGAGAGACTTCAGACATACTATTCCCCATAGCGTCTATTCAGAAAATGCCTTCTAGGCAGACACTTGTGATCGATGGAagatttgcaaataaaattagtatCTTAAAATCAAAACCGAATAAACTAAACGTTCGAGTAAATTATAGTCACGATTTAGTAACAAAATTGTTACCAAAAATAGTGATTAAAAATTTGTCAGAGTATTTAACTAGCCCTATTTACAACATGAGTGTTAAAGAAGATATGAATGCTGGAGTCTCTAAAAGTAAACTAAGGAGGACCCTTGCTGTTCCCAATACTCGAAGTTCTAAGTGCAGTATTTTGGAAGTTTATTCTGGCAGTAACAAAAGATTGAGGTCTTCGTTTAAACCTTTTGACCTCATAAGTGTGATTGAAAGCATTTTAAGCAGTCGCAACTTACAAATTAACCGGAATTTAACTTCTTATTTCGACATGCTCAAGTTGCAGTATGATGGCAAGGGAATTAAAATTAACGTGTCGATGATGAACGATATTGGTGTTCAAAGGAATATGACGGTAGTcgttaacaatttaaaaatagattccaTATACGAGGCTTCGCCAATAACAATTACCAGAAAAATTGAAGAGACAGTAACTTACAAGAGTGAGACTCGTATGAAATGCATAGAATACAAACAATCTTTAGCTAACAAAACAGAGAGtacagaaataaatcaaatctCGAGCAACAAAATCAAGAGAAGTAAAGGATTTTATAAACAGGTTCATAGAAAGTGCAAATCTACAACCAATATACCTTCTGgagataaaaatgttaacacTCCACTAAGTAAGATTACGAACTTGGAAGAATTTTTCCAAGTTCTAGGGTCCAAAAAAAATTTTAGCGGCGTTTTTGATGGGTACGCCGCGAAAAAGATTCTGACTTCTATAACTGAG ATGAAAAATTGGGTGACCGAAATAAACCCGAAACAAGCCctgttgatattattattgacgAACAAAAAAGACACACCGAATTTAGTGCGATTCCGGCCCATACTCCTCCAAGGCATAGCCGTAAACAGGATCACTCGAGCTGCAGAATTAGATATGGAGATTGAAGTAATAGaaagagaaaatttaaataaattttcacag TTACTGTtctga
- the LOC113503305 gene encoding geranylgeranyl transferase type-1 subunit beta, with translation MNYEENKIMAHRQHVKYFMRFLNILPSSLSSHDTTRVTIAYFSVSGLDVLGAISSVSIDLRSRIIEWIYRLQVNPDKSSGDMSMCGFQGSSTINIELDPPNNHFRCGHLAMTYTGLCILLSLGDDLSRVNRKALVEGVKALQTEEGNFAATLSGCESDMRFVYCAACISYMLNDWSGFNIESATNYIIKSIGYDYGIAQCPELESHGGTTFCALATLSLTNQLDKLSEQQVEGLKRWLLFRQVDGFQGRPNKPVDTCYSFWVGASLKILDALQYSNYGSNRRYVYETQDSVVGGFSKWPDTCTDPMHTYLGLAGLSLIGESGLLEIEPTLNITKRAYEHLKSLHEKWASES, from the exons atgaattacgAGGAGAATAAAATTATGGCTCACCGGCAGcatgtgaaatattttatgagatttttaaatattttgccatCGTCGTTGTCATCTCATGATACTACCAg AGTAACTATAGCATATTTTTCTGTATCTGGGCTTGATGTTCTGGGTGCTATATCATCGGTTTCAATAGACTTGAGGTCTAGAATTATAGAATGGATATACAGACTGCAAGTGAATCCCGATAAAagta GTGGAGACATGTCGATGTGTGGCTTCCAAGGTTCCTCAACAATTAATATAGAGTTGGACCCGCCGAACAATCACTTCAGGTGCGGACATCTCGCGATGACGTATACTGGACTTTGTATACTACTGTCACTTGGTGACGACCTCTCCAGAGTCAATAGGAAAGCATTGGTTGAAG GTGTAAAAGCACTGCAAACTGAAGAAGGTAACTTCGCGGCGACGCTCTCCGGCTGCGAGTCGGACATGCGGTTCGTTTACTGCGCCGCCTGCATCAGCTACATGCTCAACGACTGGTCCGGGTTCAATATCGAGAGTGCtactaattacattattaaatccATA GGTTACGACTACGGTATTGCTCAATGTCCTGAACTGGAGTCCCACGGCGGAACGACCTTCTGTGCCCTCGCCACCCTGAGCCTCACGAACCAACTAGACAAGTTATCAGAACAACAAGTCGAAGGTCTGAAGCGGTGGCTCCTCTTCAGACAAGTGGACGGCTTCCAAGGCCGACCCAACAAGCCCGTCGACACCTGCTACAGCTTCTGGGTAGGAGCATCCCTCAAAATACTAGATGCCTTACAGTACTCCAACTACGGCAGCAATCGACGATACGTCTACGAAACACAGGATAGCGTGGTAGGAGGATTCTCCAAATGGCCCGACACATGCACAGACCCAATGCACACGTACCTAGGCCTTGCAGGACTCAGCCTCATAGGCGAAAGCGGATTACTAGAAATAGAACCAACTTTAAATATAACTAAACGGGCTTATGAACATCTGAAATCGTTGCACGAAAAGTGGGCGAGCGAGTCATAG
- the LOC113503608 gene encoding uncharacterized protein LOC113503608 isoform X1, with the protein MAITSLDLSCDKFPTKSACSANSSKGGNSCRLLKLNFAPDSSLSSTHTLKGGKTKNNNTKSPYLTTDRVQLLSRVTEKRLAVHKKTTDFVSSFPLAVNLYKANSDEFKSSKKGNKKVKKSVLTLPNAPVPVPQCTVSDMNDSEYCGQIDEDRKQKVIKKRIPIQSNRKARVREKDFEFYDRDAQYCSQLNINLDSSSTDLMKNFNGDGKRISNKKKNASNFNKPQPVNNDLSDVWTVLRNINRFQFRPSPPMSEESITPIKKTIQKRRTNRKDTRVIETCRTEEFAYISRFEMDDKTPRTYSQSSSIDRVTVIDKQNEFSKICEEFEKRLLKTHNYLKDTNNTKNRTQKHKYQSRNTKNSMKALGNVAKEGKHLGPMKKKKKSPKSADYKSKSESTRSNTVTKDSGVDEGNSQITDTCDVSSHLTQNESLYPSAGSFVYSDNSGSSKAEAEQFLGKIGATKGGTQMSNDVCHSQLNDTIKEGLIKGTDLNMNSIVNKMLDPQKRKPRLVTTMPSSCMMPKLTQTEIKRRLAHIRFPVLILGKDQFSSIPVPNYDPPQFEGLDEHIWPFMTEWCNNPPVKKPVKESKRNSFNRNSYNRKNTCLSNDSSSIQSNKQSIETAVNKIPMFKEKNNSNDLIKIKKGEGKRSTPISGINDKLLQCTKKQKSIVQLKEKMLNFLYKKTSNRNFVGDHQNVENDTKCKTLGTGIKVEPKNFSPIRSVVPNVIPIKIGAPSPIPAMVTNKKTPHYAYPWAKAKWASDFIENVIKKIRSGVYYTQDNKDGSRFQPDLKEVSVQAGTLCDSSDSTQTYESDIELARKEAFTSTRKNLISIPGFSNSQPVLEITTLNMNQIAVKHCVTNVMFQFDITVPSKINSPTNTSKSLPLIPIEVTKSHTKIYKCNTTILNAMLPAELCSILPRIMSNLIEVNVDSDIIPPLCPVKTESCLSTISELTRGETSDILFPIASIQKMPSRQTLVIDGRFANKISILKSKPNKLNVRVNYSHDLVTKLLPKIVIKNLSEYLTSPIYNMSVKEDMNAGVSKSKLRRTLAVPNTRSSKCSILEVYSGSNKRLRSSFKPFDLISVIESILSSRNLQINRNLTSYFDMLKLQYDGKGIKINVSMMNDIGVQRNMTVVVNNLKIDSIYEASPITITRKIEETVTYKSETRMKCIEYKQSLANKTESTEINQISSNKIKRSKGFYKQVHRKCKSTTNIPSGDKNVNTPLSKITNLEEFFQVLGSKKNFSGVFDGYAAKKILTSITEMKNWVTEINPKQALLILLLTNKKDTPNLVRFRPILLQGIAVNRITRAAELDMEIEVIERENLNKFSQYEGISYLPESATNYDNLLEELYWIAKTTASDYQKPFDESSERLLKSLLEKRKKLNPSYLRVMARYVGLGLLKPPTKT; encoded by the exons ATGGCAATAACTTCATTAGATCTCTCTTGTGATAAATTTCCGACTAAATCTGCGTGTTCGGCAAACAGTTCTAAAGGTGGGAACTCTTGTCGgttactaaaattaaactttgcCCCTGACAGCAGTTTATCGAGTACCCATACATTAAAAGGAGGcaaaaccaaaaataacaatacaaaatccCCGTACCTTACTACCGATAGAGTACAGTTACTCTCAAGAGTGACGGAGAAAAGATTAGCAGTTCATAAAAAAACGACAGATTTTGTCTCATCTTTTCCATTGGCGGTAAATTTATATAAAGCCAATTCAGATGAATTTAAATCATCGAAAAAAGGtaacaaaaaggtaaaaaaatctGTGCTTACCCTTCCTAACGCACCGGTGCCGGTGCCACAATGTACGGTAAGCGACATGAACGACTCGGAGTATTGTGGCCAAATAGATGAAGATcgcaaacaaaaagtaattaaaaagcgTATCCCGATTCAAAGTAATAGGAAAGCAAGGGTAAGAGAAAAAGACTTTGAGTTCTACGATCGAGATGCGCAATATTGCTCGCAATTGAACATAAACCTAGATTCAAGCTCGACCGATTTGAtgaaaaattttaatggagATGGCAAAAGGATTagcaacaaaaagaaaaatgcatCAAATTTCAACAAACCTCAACCAGTAAATAATGACTTAAGTGATGTCTGGACTGttctaagaaatataaatagatttcaGTTTAGGCCATCACCTCCGATGTCGGAAGAAAGTATAACccctattaaaaaaacaattcagaaAAGACGAACCAACAGAAAGGACACACG TGTTATTGAAACCTGTCGCACTGAAGAATTTGCGTATATATCTAGATTCGAAATGGATGATAAGACGCCACGCACTTATTCCCAATCGTCTAGTATTGATCGCGTTACCGTTATCGACAAACAAAACGAATTCAGTAAAATATGTGAGGAATTCGAAAAACGACTTCTGAAAACCCATAATTACTTGAAAGATACCAACAATACCAAAAATAGAACTCAGAAGCATAAGTATCAAAGTCGAAACACTAAGAACAGTATGAAAGCTCTTGGAAACGTGGCCAAAGAAGGCAAACATTTAGGgccaatgaaaaaaaagaagaagagtCCCAAATCTGCTGATTACAAAAGTAAAAGTGAATCGACACGTAGTAACACTGTCACCAAAGATAGTGGTGTAGACGAAGGAAACTCCCAAATCACTGATACTTGTGACGTTTCATCCCATCTTACTCAAAATGAAAGTCTTTACCCGTCAGCTGGGAGTTTTGTATACTCTGATAATTCGGGATCGAGTAAGGCCGAAGCCGAACAATTTTTAGGTAAAATTGGGGCAACAAAGG GTGGAACACAAATGTCGAATGACGTGTGTCACTCCCAGTTGAATGACACTATTAAAGAGGGCTTAATTAAAGGGACTGACTTAAACATGAATTCAATAGTCAATAAAATGTTGGACCCACAGAAAAGAAAACCCCGCTTAGTAACCACGATGCCAAGTTCATGCATGATGCCAAAACTAACTCAAACAGAGATAAAGAGAAGACTTGCTCATATAAGATTTCCAGTCCTCATATTAGGAAAAGATCAATTTAGTTCCATTCCAGTTCCAAATTACGATCCCCCACAATTTGAAGGTTTAGATGAACACATTTGGCCTTTCATGACCGAATGGTGTAACAATCCGCCAGTTAAAAAGCCTGTTAAAGAGTCAAAGCGAAACAGTTTCAATCGAAATAGTTATAACCGAAAAAATACTTGCCTATCGAATGATTCCTCTTCtattcaatcaaacaaacaaagtattGAAACAGCTGTCAACAAGATTCCTATGTTTAAAGAGAAAAACAACTCTAACGatttgataaagataaagaaaggTGAAGGAAAGCGATCAACTCCAATTTCCGGAATAAACGACAAATTGCTTCAGTGCACAAAGAAGCAAAAATCTATAGTACAATTAAAGGAGAAAATGCtgaactttttatataaaaagactTCAAATCGCAATTTTGTCGGCGATCATCAAAATGTCGAAAATGACACAAAATGCAAGACATTAGGGACTGGCATTAAGGTAGAACCTAAAAACTTTTCGCCAATAAGGTCTGTGGTTCCGAATGTTATTCCTATTAAAATTGGTGCTCCAAGTCCGATTCCGGCAATGGTTACTAATAAAAAGACCCCACATTATGCGTACCCATGGGCAAAAGCGAAGTGGGCAAGTGATTTCATAGAAAacgtaataaagaaaataagaagTGGAGTCTATTACACGCAAGACAATAAGGATGGTAGTCGATTTCAACCgg atttaaaGGAGGTGTCAGTACAAGCGGGTACATTATGCGATTCTTCTGATTCCACTCAGACTTATGAAAGTGACATAGAACTTGCACGCAAAGAAGCATTTACTTCGACTCGGAAGAATTTGATAAGTATACCAGGCTTTAGTAACTCCCAACCGGTGCTAGAAATCACAACTTTAAATATGAACCAAATCGCTGTAAAGCATTGCGTGACAAACGTTATGTTCCAGTTCGATATAACAGTTCcatctaaaataaatagtccAACGAACACCAGCAAATCGTTACCCCTAATTCCAATTGAAGTAACAAAGAGTCAcactaaaatatacaaatgtaaTACAACAATTCTTAATGCTATGTTACCAGCTGAACTGTGTAGTATTCTGCCAAGAATTATGAGCAATCTTATCGAAGTTAACGTGGATTCGGATATTATACCTCCATTGTGCCCAGTGAAAACAGAATCATGTTTGTCTACAATATCCGAACTAACTCGAGGAGAGACTTCAGACATACTATTCCCCATAGCGTCTATTCAGAAAATGCCTTCTAGGCAGACACTTGTGATCGATGGAagatttgcaaataaaattagtatCTTAAAATCAAAACCGAATAAACTAAACGTTCGAGTAAATTATAGTCACGATTTAGTAACAAAATTGTTACCAAAAATAGTGATTAAAAATTTGTCAGAGTATTTAACTAGCCCTATTTACAACATGAGTGTTAAAGAAGATATGAATGCTGGAGTCTCTAAAAGTAAACTAAGGAGGACCCTTGCTGTTCCCAATACTCGAAGTTCTAAGTGCAGTATTTTGGAAGTTTATTCTGGCAGTAACAAAAGATTGAGGTCTTCGTTTAAACCTTTTGACCTCATAAGTGTGATTGAAAGCATTTTAAGCAGTCGCAACTTACAAATTAACCGGAATTTAACTTCTTATTTCGACATGCTCAAGTTGCAGTATGATGGCAAGGGAATTAAAATTAACGTGTCGATGATGAACGATATTGGTGTTCAAAGGAATATGACGGTAGTcgttaacaatttaaaaatagattccaTATACGAGGCTTCGCCAATAACAATTACCAGAAAAATTGAAGAGACAGTAACTTACAAGAGTGAGACTCGTATGAAATGCATAGAATACAAACAATCTTTAGCTAACAAAACAGAGAGtacagaaataaatcaaatctCGAGCAACAAAATCAAGAGAAGTAAAGGATTTTATAAACAGGTTCATAGAAAGTGCAAATCTACAACCAATATACCTTCTGgagataaaaatgttaacacTCCACTAAGTAAGATTACGAACTTGGAAGAATTTTTCCAAGTTCTAGGGTCCAAAAAAAATTTTAGCGGCGTTTTTGATGGGTACGCCGCGAAAAAGATTCTGACTTCTATAACTGAG ATGAAAAATTGGGTGACCGAAATAAACCCGAAACAAGCCctgttgatattattattgacgAACAAAAAAGACACACCGAATTTAGTGCGATTCCGGCCCATACTCCTCCAAGGCATAGCCGTAAACAGGATCACTCGAGCTGCAGAATTAGATATGGAGATTGAAGTAATAGaaagagaaaatttaaataaattttcacag TACGAAGGTATATCTTATTTGCCGGAATCAGCTACAAATTACGACAATCTATTGGAGGAGTTGTACTGGATCGCTAAAACGACT GCTTCAGATTACCAAAAACCTTTCGATGAGTCATCGGAAAGGCTTCTGAAGTCGCTGTTGGAGAAACGAAAGAAACTGAATCCGTCTTATCTCCGTGTAATGGCACGATACGTGGGCTTAGGACTGCTGAAGCCcccaacaaaaacataa
- the LOC113503306 gene encoding 40S ribosomal protein S6 → MKLNVSFPATGCQKLFEVVDEHKLRIFYEKRMGAEVEADQLGDEWKGYVLRVAGGNDKQGFPMKQGVLTNSRVRLLMSKGHSCYRPRRDGERKRKSVRGCIVDANLSVLALVIVRKGEQEIPGLTDGNVPRRLGPKRASKIRKLFNLTKDDDVRRYVVKRLLPAKEGKENAKPRYKAPKIQRLVTPVVLQRRRHRLALKKKRLAKRKSSEAEYAKLLAQRKKESKVRRQEELKRRRSASMRDSKSSNTSAPQK, encoded by the exons ATGAAG CTGAACGTCTCCTTCCCGGCTACGGGATGCCAGAAGTTATTCGAGGTAGTTGATGAGCACAAGCTCCGCATCTTCTACGAGAAGCGCATGGGCGCTGAAGTGGAGGCGGATCAGCTAGGAGATGAATGGAAGGGCTACGTACTCCGCGTCGCCGGTGGTAACGACAAGCAGGGCTTCCCCATGAAACAGGGAGTCCTCACCAACA GCCGTGTCCGTCTGTTGATGTCTAAGGGCCACTCTTGCTACAGACCCCGTCGTGATGGTGAGAGGAAACGCAAGTCAGTTCGCGGTTGCATCGTCGACGCTAACTTGTCTGTGTTGGCTCTTGTCATTGTCCGCAAGGGCGAACAG GAAATTCCCGGGCTTACCGATGGTAATGTACCCCGTCGTCTTGGACCTAAGCGTGCTTCCAAGATCCGCAAGCTTTTCAACCTGACCAAGGATGATGATGTTCGTCGCTACGTCGTCAAGCGTCTGCTTCCCGCCAAGGAAGGCAAGGAAAATGCTAAACCCAGATATAAG GCCCCCAAGATCCAGAGGTTAGTCACCCCTGTTGTCCTACAGCGCAGACGTCACCGTCTCGCTCTTAAGAAGAAGCGCCTGGCTAAGCGCAAGTCCTCCGAGGCTGAGTACGCCAAGCTGCTTGCACAGAGAAAGAAGGAATCCAAG GTAAGACGCCAAGAAGAGCTGAAACGTAGGCGTTCGGCTTCAATGCGCGACTCAAAGAGCTCCAACACGAGTGCGCCGCAGAAGTGA